ACGGCTGGGACCTCTACACCAACGACGACACCGGGGCCATCGGCCCGGTGACCATCGAGTACTCCCTGTCGTACTGCAACGGCACGCTCACCGACGGCACCACGAACGTCAACGGTGACCGCAACGGCTACAAGCTCGGCGGCGACGACATCGCGGTCAACCACATCGTGCGGCACGACATCGCCTACAAGAACGGCCACCACGGGTTCACGTACAACAGCAACCCGGGCACGATGGCCATCTCCAGCAACGTGAGCATCGACAACACCGAGCGGAACTTCGCCTTCGACAACGGCACTTCGGTGTTCCGCAGCAACACCTCGTGCCGCTTCGCCGTCACCGGCTCGACCGACAAGACCGCCGGCGACGCCGACAGCTCCGACCAGTTCTGGACCGGCAGCAACGGCTCCCGCTGCTCCGCGTACTCAGGGGCCCTCGGCTGGTCCTTCGCCTCGGACGGGCACCTCGTGGTGACCTTCGGCGGCACCGTCGTCACGCCGTAGCCCCGCACGGCCCCGGGAGCGCCGTCAGCTCCTCGGGCGCGGTGTGCCTGGCTCCACGGCCGAGAGATCGTCCGTGCCGGCGGCCTCGACTGGACGGTGCTCCGGCCCGCCGGCCTGTTCGGCACGAGCGAGGGGAGCGACTACCGGCTGGCCCCGTACCGGCTGCCCGGACGGTTCACCGCACGGGTCGGCCTCGCGCACGCACTCGTGCGCGAGGCCGGAAGCGAGGAGCATCTGCGCACCTGTCTCGACGTACGCACCACCGAAGGCACCCCGCGCCTCCTCGAGATGATCAGAAAGGAGGCGTTCGGCAGGTGAGGAGTGGTCCGGTTACGACGGCCAGCCGCCGTAGGGGACGGTCAGCAGTTCCATGGCGTGGCCCGCCGGGTCCAGGAAGTACACGCCGCGGCCGCCGTCGTTGTGGTTGATCGTGCCGGGCTGCTTCTGGTGCGGGTCCGCCCAGTGCTCCATGCCGCGTTCGACGATCCGCTCGTACGCGGCGTCGAACTCCTCCTCGGAGACCAGGAACGCGTAGTGCTGTGGCGTGATCCGGTCCTCGGGGGCGGTGGCGTAGTCCAGCGTGACTCCGTTGCCGAGGGTGACCGCGACGAACGGGCCCCACTCCTTGGCGGTCCCGAGACCGAGCAGCTCGGTGAAGAAGTCGGCGGACTCCCGGTTGTTCCGGGCGTGGACGATGGTGTGGTTCAACTCGACTGACAAGGAATCCTCCCAGTCATGTCCTGGCACCTCCATGCCTCACCCGGCCGGTGACCGACACGCGATGCCATCTTCGATCTTAGCCCGGGGTACCACGAACGGCTCAACCGGCCATGAACTCGTTCATCCGCACAGCGTGCCGGGTGGAGCGGAGAGGGCAGGATTCGAACCTGCGTGGGCCCCGGTGGGGCCCGACCGTGAGCCGAGCTCGCTGGTCCCCGATCAACCACTCCGGGCACCTCTCCCAGTGACCGGATTCGGTTTCCAGTGCCGGTCACAGGAAGAACAGTGACAGGAGCCGCTGACACGGCGCTTACTCGCCGCTGACACAGGCCGTCAGGCGCCCCGGTGCACGACGTGCCCGCCGGTCACGGTCAACACCACCGGCGACTCGGCGAGTTCGCCGCCGGACGCGTGCACAGGGTCGACGGGCAGCGCGGTGAGGTCGGCCCGGCGACCGGGTGCGACCCGGCCGGCGATGCCGGACTCGCCGGCGGCGGCCGCCGCGTGGCTGGTGCAGCCGTCCAGCGCCGGCAAGGGCGTGCGGCCCGGCCGGTGGGCCGCGGCGCCCTTCGGGCGGGGGGTCGTCGCCAGCACGGCCCGGACGTCGTAGTGCGCGATGGGCCAGTCCGAGCCGAGCGCGAGGGGGGCGCCCGCCTCCCGCAGGTCGCGCAACGGCCAGGCACGGGCAGCCCGGTCGCCGCCCAGCCGGCGGGACCACTCGTCGGTGCCGTCGTCGCAGGTGTACCTGGTGTGCGGCGACTGCAGCGAGGCCGCGACCCTCAACTCCACGAAGTGGGGCAGGAGTTCGTCCGAGGCGGTTTAACCGGTCAGCGCCGGCAGCGCGGCGCCGATGCCGACCGGGCGGCCGAGGCCGCGGGTGATGTAGGCGTTGAAGGCGTCGCCGCTGGCCACATGGCGGCTCATGGTGGTGAAGCCGACGGCGAAGACCGCGAGGGTCGGACCGGCGAGGAGATAGCCGACCGGCGCGCCGATACCGCCCAGCAGGATCGCGGGGGCACGGGCATACGGGGAGCCCTTCTGGCGGCGGAGGGGAGGGGGTCCCGGTGGTGGGGCGGCCGGAGCCGTACATCCGAAGGCTTTCGGTTTTCGCAATGCAACCTGCCGTTGCCACCACGACGGTGCTCCACCTGGTCGACGACACGGGTGACTTCAGCGGCCCGCAGATCGCCCGGCGGCTCGGTGCGCAGACCGCTTCCGCGTACCAACGCGCGATGAGCCTGCTGCTCGAGGCCGGCTTCGACCGCGCCGGGATCACGCCGCTGGTCATCGCGCTGGAGAACCGGGTGCTGGGTTCCGCCCTCGACCTCGCCGCACCCGAGACGAGGTGGGAGCTGACGGACCTCACGTCCACCCCGCGCCTCGCGGACGCCCTCGCCGCCGTCGGCAAAGGCCGGGCCGACCGCGCCTTCGAGGTGGGGCTGGCCGCCTTCATGAACCACGCACGTGCGCTTCTCGGTGCAGTGCAATGCGGCCAATCTGACCTATATCCGCTCTACGGTGGGACCATGGTCACTTCACCGGAAAGCCGCGCGTCCCTGCCGTCCGACGAGTCCGCCGAACTGCTCCAAGCCCTCGCAGAACAGCGGGAGTTGCTGCTCATCACGGTGCGTGGTCTGACCGACGCCGAGGCCGCCCGCCGGACCACGGTGAGCGAGCTGACGCTGGGCGGGATCGTCAAACGCCTGGGGCGCGGCGAGCGGGTGTGGGCGCAGATCATGGCGAAGGGCGACGGCGAGGTGCCGGAGGGCGTGCTCGACCTCGGCCAGTACCGCATGGCGGACGGCGACACACTCGCCGGGCTGCTGGAGGAGTACGCGGCGGGGACCCGGCGATCGAGGAGGCTGTCCCGGCCGTGCCCGGCCTGGACCGGACCGGACCGTGCCGCTGCCCAGGACGCCCTGGTCCCCGCCCGAGACCGTGTACTGGTCCGCCCGGCGCATCGTGCTGCACCTGATCCGCGAGACGGCCCAGCACGCCGGGCACGCCGACATCATCCGGCAGGCGCTCGACGGGGCCAACACCACGGCGCAGCGGTGAGGGGCGGAACGGGTTTCCCAGTACCGCCAGTAACATGATCACCTTGGCTCCGGGTGTACCAGTCAGTCAACTAGGCGCTGTCCCAGGACGCGCCCTGCCCGGAGATGTCCCAGATGTCCATGCAATCTCTCAACGACGCGTTGGAAAACGCGCGCCTCACCTATGAGCAGCACATGCGGACGTGCCGTCAGTGCCACGCCGACGGCGCGGCCTGTGCCGTAGCCAAGCATCTCCTGCGGATCTACAACAACGCCCGCAGGGACCACATGCGCTCGGGAGGACAGCGAGCCTCGACGGAGCGACAGAGCTGATTTCACGTCAGATCTCATACACCGCACGCACATTGGCGCGGGGCGGCGGAGCGTGCCGGACCGCGGGCCCCTTGGCGAACGTACGCAGGAGGTTCTCGGTGGTGCGGGTCACGAAGGCGCGGGTGCGGGCGTCCATGCCGTGGTCGCGCCCCAGCGTGCCCGTCCCTGCCATCAGGCCCTCCACCCAGCGCATGGTGCCGGTCGCGAACACGCCCGCGCCGCCGGAAGCCGTGTAGTACGCCGAGTCGCTGTGGCTCGGCCGTCCGCCGCAGACCAGCGGGGAATGCGCGATGATCTCCAGTGGTCCAGGGGTGGGGGCGCCGGGAGTGATCCGGTCGTACTCGACGCCGACGAGATGGGCGAAGGCGTCGCCGGAGCGTACGCCAGTGCCGTCGTACAGCCAGTGATCGGCGGCCCGGACGGCATAGGACGCATCGACCGGATAGCCCTCGTAGAGCACGCCGGTCAGCGACGACTCCGGATCCGGGGCGGGCGCCAGACGGTAGTCGGTGGTGACCAGCGAGGGGTGGGAGCCGTAGCAGGGGTCGGCGCGGTAGGAGCTCTTGTAACAGACCACCGTACGGTCGTCCGCGGCCGCTCCGGCCTCGAGCCGGACCCGGCGGAAGCACGTGTTCGCGCCGAGGAAGGCGACGTTCGTCCCGGCGTCCCGCGCGGCGGTCACATGGGCTCGCTGCTCCGGCGTCCAGTACTCGTCGTGGCCCAGACAGACGACGGCGTGCGCGCCGCGCAGCACCCCGGGATCGCGGTGGACGTCGACGCCGGTGGTGTAGGCGAGCGGTATGCCGAGGCGCTCGGCCAGCACCACCAGCGCTCGCTCGTACACCAGGAACTTCTCGGCGCCCGTGCCGTCGTAGGGGCGGTCGAAGCTGACCGCCAGGGATCGGGTGGCGTAGGCGCCGGACGCACCGTTGTAGAGGCTGCTGCCGCCCCAGCGGTTGTACGCCTGCCAGGTGGCCGGGGCGTGCAGCAGGACCGTACGGCCGGTGCCCGCGGTGGAGCGGACGATCAGCGGAACGTACCGCTGGTGACCGCTGTCCGCCTCCAGCCGCAGCAGATAGGCGCCCTCCGGCCAGCCGGCGGTGTCCACCGGCAGCGTCACCGGCCAGTCGGCGCGCACGGTGCGGGTCGCGGGCAACAGCCGTGGAGCCGGCTGAGCGCGGCCGGGTACGCGCCCGGACGCCCAGATGCGGCGGGCCTGGCGCCCGCCGTACCAGCCGATCCGGAACGCGGACACCCGGAACGCCGCGGCGGTGGTGGACACATGGAGTCCGAACTCCTCGCCAGGGGTCACACTCACCCGGTCCGTGTAGCCGGCCACCGCGTCCGGCGAGCCGGTGGAGGCGAGGCGCCAGTCGGCGGTGCCCGGCGCGTCCTGCTCCGCCTCGGGCCGCAGCCGCCCGTCGGGGGCCGCGGTGGAGCGCGGGTGCGGTGGTGCCGCCGTGCATGCGGCCGCTGTGCCGAGGCCGACGCCTGTGCACAGGGTGAGGAAGCGCCGGCGGCCGAGGCCGTCCGGCGGCGTGGTGCCAGGTGCCGGAGCCACTTCACCTCCCGGGGTGTGTCGGCTCCAGCGTCACGACGCCGGCGCGGCCGTCGCAACCCGCGGAGTCGGGCGAGGGCCGGTGCGAGGGCTGCGTCGGCGCGCCCGACCGGGCCACCGGCGGTACGGCCGAACGGGTGACGGGGTCAGCTGCGGAAGCCGATGTGCACGTGGTCGTGATGGGTGGCGTCGCTGAAGAACTGGTCGGGGCCGCCGCCCGACAGCAGCACGGGACCGCCCACGTTGTACGATCCGGCGGCCGCCGCGTCCCGCATGAACCGCTCGATCAGGCCACGTGACGTCGCCGGATCGACGACCGCGTGGCCGTCGATCCGCCACACGTCGAAGGCCCGGCCGCGCGGATGGTCGCTGGGCCGGCTGGTTCCGAACACGTCCAGCGGATGCCCGGAGCGTACGACGCTCACCTCCAGCCGGTACGTCCGCGCCAGCGCGAGCATCGCCCCGGCCACGCTGGTGTGCACCTGACCACTGCGCAGGTCCGCCATGGCGGCGGGCGGCAGCACGATCCGGTCGTCGGACAGCACGGTCCGGATGTCCGGCGCCAACGACCGGGCGGCCGGCCCGGGTTCCGCCGGATGCAACGCGTCAACCGTCCAGTCCGCCCCCGATCGCGACAGGCGCACGTCGACCGTCGTCCCGCCCGCGCTCACCGTGCCGCCGCGCCGGGTCCACTGCCGGCACACCACCAGCACACTGGCCGACCGGGACAGAATCCCGCCGTACTGCGCGTCCACGACCTGCAGCGCCGCCGCGTCGGCCATCGACAGCAGCGGCCCGGCCTGGCCCACGAGATCCGTCGGCAGCCCGAGCGCCGAGACCCTCGCCCGCGCCGCCGCCGCACCACCGTGCCCGGCCGCCCACGCACCGATCGCCTCGACCAGCTGCACGGCCCGCAGTTTCGCCGCCGGCTGGACTTCGGCGGAGGTCGGCCGCCAGGGAGTGGTGTGCGGCAGGCCGGGGGACGGCGAAGGCGAACCGCTGTGGCTCGGGGTCCCCTGGGTCGGTGCCCCTTGACGGGGGCGCCCGGCCGGTGCCGTACGACCGGAGCAGCCGGCCGCGCCGAGCGCGACTCCGGCGAGGACGGCCAGCACGGCCCGGCGGCCGGGCGGGGGAGCGGCGGGCGCACGAGTCCGGGTGACAGGGCCCAGTGGGGTCATGGGGTTCAGTGTCCGCCGGGTGGCGGCGTCCGGGCGAGCGCGCACGGCGGATCGACCGGCGGGGTGTGGGCCGCGGGGGACGGCTCAGTACCCCGATCGGCACCGCCCGCGAGTCGGCCTTGGAGGGGCTCGGCTGCAACGTCCCTCGTCCCCGGCCTGACGCGACGACACCTGGCTCACCGCGTGATCAACACCCGCTGCACCGATGCTCGCCCGAGGCCGGACTCCCTCAGAACGGCGGCTCGTTGAGGATTCCCAACAGGGACTCCGAGCTGTGTTCGTCGCTGGAGGCCGGCCCCGACGGGTCGGGGAACGTGCGGCCCCAGGACGCTGCGCGGCCGAGGGCGCTCAGGCGCCAGGCGAGGTGTGCGGCGCGGCGCAGGTCCGCCGCTGTGCGGCCGGGAGCCGTCCAGGGCTCCAGGTAGGCGTCGAGTAGGCGGGGCAGGACCTGCGGTCCGTATCGTGCCCGCGCCTTTTCGACCGGGATCCGCAGGCTGCAGAACGGGTGCGAGACGGCCGCGTCGCCCCAGTCGAAGAAGGTGAACCGGCCCGGTGCCGGCTGGAACAGCTGGCCGTCGTGCAGATCGGCGTGGTCCAGGGTGTCCTCGATGCCGGCGGACGCGAGTTCGGCGCACCAGTCCGCGAGGCGGGGCCGCAGCCGCTCCAGCCGGGCGCGGGCCTCCGCGCGCAGCGCGGTGTTCTGGGAGAGCAGCCTGTCGAACGTCGCGGGCAGGTCGAGGGTCCGGGCGGAGGGCACCCCGAGCCGCTCGATCTCGCGCGCGTGCGGACTCACGGCCCGCTGCATGCTCCCGTACTGGCGCAGCAGTTCCTCCCAGGCCCGCGGCTCGACCGGCGCGCGGGAGAGCACGGAGCGGAACAGTTCCCCTCCGTCGGGCAGCAGGACCCATGCGCGCTCGGCGTCGACGGCCAGCGGCTCCAGCACATGCCCCGGCACCCAGCGGGCCAGCGCGGCGGTCAACGGCCCCTCGAAGGCGCTGGCCGGTGGATTCGCCTTGAACCAGACGGCGTCCCGCCCCTCGACGGGCACCCGCACCAGCACGGACCACGGACGCAGCCGCACGGCCAGGTCACCGCCCATCTGCAGACCGTGTTCGGCGAGCCGGTCCGCCACCCAGGCGAAGGCCGCGTCCCGCCACGACTCCCGCTCCCACGGAGTCGGCGCGTACTGGTAGGAGCTTCGGTCCACGACGATCGAACACGCACGGTGCATCGTGCCATCTCACCATCGCCGCCGCGCACGGACCACCCGATTTCCCGGGCGGTGCCGCCGAGCGCTCAGGTGCCGGGGTGCGCGGACCGGACGATCAGGGTGCGCAGTTCGTCCACGGCACGCGTGCGTGCCCCTGCCAGTTCGGGCGCGGGCACACATCCGGCCGCGATGCGGACCGGCCGCGGGCCGCGCGCGGCGTGCGCCTCGATCGCGGCGATCAGGCGCGGGTGCCGGCCCCACTCGCCGCCGATGACGATCAGCTCGGGGTCGGTGAGGCAGACGGCCGCGGACACGACGCCGTCGACGGCCCGGGCGAGGGTCTCCCGGACCCGGTGGGCCCGCTCGTCGTCGCCGGAGACGGCCGCCTCCAGCGCCGCCACGTCGATGGCCGTCGAGTCGGCCCGGCGCAGCCCGA
The genomic region above belongs to Streptomyces sp. CG1 and contains:
- a CDS encoding N,N-dimethylformamidase beta subunit family domain-containing protein; translated protein: MAPAPGTTPPDGLGRRRFLTLCTGVGLGTAAACTAAPPHPRSTAAPDGRLRPEAEQDAPGTADWRLASTGSPDAVAGYTDRVSVTPGEEFGLHVSTTAAAFRVSAFRIGWYGGRQARRIWASGRVPGRAQPAPRLLPATRTVRADWPVTLPVDTAGWPEGAYLLRLEADSGHQRYVPLIVRSTAGTGRTVLLHAPATWQAYNRWGGSSLYNGASGAYATRSLAVSFDRPYDGTGAEKFLVYERALVVLAERLGIPLAYTTGVDVHRDPGVLRGAHAVVCLGHDEYWTPEQRAHVTAARDAGTNVAFLGANTCFRRVRLEAGAAADDRTVVCYKSSYRADPCYGSHPSLVTTDYRLAPAPDPESSLTGVLYEGYPVDASYAVRAADHWLYDGTGVRSGDAFAHLVGVEYDRITPGAPTPGPLEIIAHSPLVCGGRPSHSDSAYYTASGGAGVFATGTMRWVEGLMAGTGTLGRDHGMDARTRAFVTRTTENLLRTFAKGPAVRHAPPPRANVRAVYEI
- a CDS encoding VOC family protein, whose translation is MSVELNHTIVHARNNRESADFFTELLGLGTAKEWGPFVAVTLGNGVTLDYATAPEDRITPQHYAFLVSEEEFDAAYERIVERGMEHWADPHQKQPGTINHNDGGRGVYFLDPAGHAMELLTVPYGGWPS
- a CDS encoding DUF664 domain-containing protein, with protein sequence MYWSARRIVLHLIRETAQHAGHADIIRQALDGANTTAQR
- a CDS encoding phosphotransferase, yielding MHRACSIVVDRSSYQYAPTPWERESWRDAAFAWVADRLAEHGLQMGGDLAVRLRPWSVLVRVPVEGRDAVWFKANPPASAFEGPLTAALARWVPGHVLEPLAVDAERAWVLLPDGGELFRSVLSRAPVEPRAWEELLRQYGSMQRAVSPHAREIERLGVPSARTLDLPATFDRLLSQNTALRAEARARLERLRPRLADWCAELASAGIEDTLDHADLHDGQLFQPAPGRFTFFDWGDAAVSHPFCSLRIPVEKARARYGPQVLPRLLDAYLEPWTAPGRTAADLRRAAHLAWRLSALGRAASWGRTFPDPSGPASSDEHSSESLLGILNEPPF